The following proteins come from a genomic window of Natrinema saccharevitans:
- a CDS encoding M48 family metalloprotease, with translation MYVATAFVIALAVVPFLGFRAYAVRVEGLDEPVEDRLHRLNRAQQVGGFALPIVAIIGLYTLEVIDRALAAVGTGGPELGGLAVLEFGAIVLVSFGIVTLPLVGMALGSYPTVRSLRDTSASPWRVVKGVLAVMGITAVSVGVALAGFFAIRSVFGSSLPVLIGGLGAVVFVGFGLSPYLIVIFQDRVPLEGRHRERVERLCADLGYRPRGLSLLEGESTKTANALVAGTVPGLRYVFLTDYLLTECDDDELRAILAHEFGHVAGRHLWQRGLLTVAVFGGWIVGAEFVGFGALEEAVGFLGFFLPFMGLYAVYHVVLLGGLARWQEFRADAYAARRAGREATVAALERLADANDTRREAGLFYSLATHHPPIGDRIEAVSDGIDAIDDARGGETASSG, from the coding sequence ATGTACGTCGCCACCGCGTTCGTGATCGCGCTCGCGGTCGTTCCGTTCCTCGGCTTTCGCGCGTACGCCGTCCGGGTCGAAGGGCTGGACGAACCGGTCGAAGACCGACTCCACCGCCTCAACCGCGCCCAGCAGGTCGGCGGCTTCGCCCTCCCGATCGTGGCGATCATCGGGCTGTACACGCTCGAGGTGATCGACCGAGCGCTCGCCGCGGTCGGGACGGGCGGTCCCGAGCTCGGCGGCCTCGCCGTCCTCGAGTTCGGCGCGATCGTGCTGGTCTCGTTCGGGATCGTCACGCTGCCGCTCGTGGGGATGGCGCTCGGCTCCTACCCGACGGTGCGTTCGCTCCGGGACACGTCGGCGTCGCCGTGGCGGGTCGTCAAGGGAGTCCTCGCGGTGATGGGGATCACCGCCGTCTCCGTCGGGGTCGCACTGGCGGGCTTTTTCGCGATTCGGTCGGTCTTCGGATCGTCGCTGCCGGTCCTGATCGGGGGGCTCGGGGCCGTCGTCTTCGTCGGCTTCGGCCTCTCGCCGTACCTGATCGTGATCTTTCAGGACCGGGTCCCGCTCGAGGGCCGGCACCGCGAACGGGTCGAACGGCTCTGTGCGGACCTGGGCTATCGCCCCCGCGGGCTCTCCCTGCTCGAGGGCGAGTCGACCAAGACCGCAAACGCCCTCGTCGCGGGCACCGTTCCCGGCCTGCGGTACGTCTTCCTGACCGACTACCTGCTCACCGAGTGCGACGACGACGAACTGCGCGCGATCCTCGCCCACGAGTTCGGTCACGTCGCGGGCCGGCACCTCTGGCAGCGCGGCCTCCTGACCGTCGCCGTCTTCGGCGGCTGGATCGTCGGTGCCGAGTTCGTCGGCTTCGGCGCGCTCGAGGAGGCGGTCGGCTTCCTCGGCTTTTTCCTGCCGTTCATGGGGCTCTACGCTGTCTACCACGTCGTCCTGCTGGGCGGGCTGGCGCGCTGGCAGGAGTTCCGGGCCGACGCCTACGCCGCCCGACGGGCGGGCCGCGAGGCGACGGTCGCGGCCCTCGAACGCCTCGCGGACGCGAACGACACGCGCCGCGAGGCGGGGCTGTTCTACAGTCTGGCGACCCATCACCCGCCGATCGGGGACCGAATCGAGGCGGTCAGTGACGGGATCGATGCGATCGACGACGCCCGCGGGGGCGAGACGGCATCGAGTGGCTGA
- a CDS encoding bactofilin family protein: MTTVDGNDCPDDLERGDVLQIIGSETLVDTYELRGRFADHGCEVIDSDDFDDGSTIELDSGDSISCEMTDGGDRLDNGLQIDEGTTLMGEVNVTKTVELTTSGTNEIAGDITTQKGVDVKDGSVVDGTIKATKSVDVFKDSEVSGSIVADEDVLIDQDAIIDGEISLTGSGRSVEVEDATVDGDVHADDNDVTLKGDSGVIKGDVTGETVECKDNSEINGDITANTVNGC; this comes from the coding sequence GTGACGACTGTCGACGGGAACGACTGTCCAGATGATCTCGAGAGAGGAGACGTGTTACAAATAATCGGCTCGGAGACGCTGGTCGATACCTACGAGTTACGTGGGCGGTTTGCCGATCACGGGTGTGAAGTAATCGACAGCGACGATTTCGACGACGGATCCACGATCGAACTTGACAGCGGCGATTCGATCTCCTGTGAAATGACGGACGGCGGTGATCGACTAGATAACGGGCTACAGATCGACGAGGGAACCACGCTAATGGGCGAGGTCAACGTCACCAAAACCGTGGAACTCACGACAAGCGGGACAAACGAGATCGCCGGTGATATCACTACGCAGAAGGGCGTCGATGTCAAAGACGGAAGCGTCGTCGATGGCACTATCAAAGCGACGAAAAGCGTCGACGTGTTCAAAGATAGCGAAGTCAGTGGGTCGATCGTTGCTGACGAAGATGTGTTAATAGATCAAGACGCCATCATTGACGGAGAGATCTCCCTGACAGGTTCGGGCCGCAGTGTCGAGGTCGAAGACGCGACTGTCGATGGTGATGTCCACGCTGACGACAACGACGTGACGCTCAAAGGCGATAGTGGCGTGATCAAGGGCGACGTCACCGGGGAGACGGTTGAGTGCAAGGATAATTCAGAGATCAACGGCGACATCACCGCAAACACGGTAAACGGGTGCTGA
- a CDS encoding NAD(P)/FAD-dependent oxidoreductase — translation MRDVCIVGGGVAGLAASIFTARAGLDTLVIDGGESILARNASLENYPGFPDGVDARRYLRLSREQARNAGSAFELGRVTRSELIDTNDLESGFRLETEGGEPLEARRVIAASWSDSDYLVPLDVGRIQRGSKHFVSTDAAGRTAVDGVYAAGRLAEEPHQAIVAAGHGAKVGLAVVHDSDANFYHDWVAPAGYFTGRGRDVPPGCEEIDDNERHRRDERARAQLLEAFDEPLDEAPTMHPSVERD, via the coding sequence ATGCGAGACGTCTGTATCGTCGGCGGGGGCGTCGCCGGCCTCGCCGCCTCGATCTTCACCGCCCGCGCGGGACTGGACACCCTCGTCATCGACGGGGGCGAATCCATTCTGGCGCGCAACGCCAGCCTCGAGAACTACCCCGGCTTCCCCGACGGGGTCGACGCCCGCCGCTACCTGCGACTGAGCCGCGAGCAGGCTCGCAACGCCGGTTCCGCGTTCGAACTCGGGCGTGTAACGCGCTCGGAACTAATCGATACGAACGATCTCGAGTCCGGGTTCCGCCTCGAGACCGAGGGCGGCGAGCCGCTCGAGGCCCGCCGGGTGATCGCCGCCTCGTGGTCGGACAGCGACTACCTCGTGCCGCTGGACGTGGGTCGCATCCAGCGGGGGAGCAAGCACTTCGTCAGCACCGACGCGGCCGGGCGAACGGCCGTCGACGGCGTCTACGCCGCGGGCCGACTGGCCGAGGAACCCCACCAGGCGATCGTCGCGGCCGGCCACGGCGCGAAGGTCGGCCTCGCCGTCGTCCACGATTCCGACGCGAACTTCTACCACGACTGGGTCGCCCCGGCGGGCTACTTCACCGGCCGCGGCCGCGACGTGCCGCCGGGCTGCGAGGAGATCGACGACAATGAACGGCACCGACGGGACGAACGGGCGCGGGCACAGCTGCTCGAGGCGTTCGACGAACCGTTAGACGAAGCGCCGACGATGCACCCGAGCGTCGAACGGGATTGA
- a CDS encoding DUF7344 domain-containing protein — translation MIAVAQQQRPPDADEDDGSESDDSDEVDDRLTKGEIFEVLRNQRRRYVLQFLKQDDRPVELGDLAQQIAAWEYETTLEGVTPEQRKRVYTTLQQTHLPKMDTSGILEFDSDRGVIEPTERTRDISVYLEIVPGREFAWRELYLSLGAISCALVAALWLEIYPLTTVSNLGWTAIIAVTVTVTAVAHIYHERNMRLGHGEQPPELSYGER, via the coding sequence GTGATCGCGGTGGCCCAACAACAGCGTCCGCCGGACGCCGACGAGGACGACGGCAGCGAGAGCGACGACAGTGACGAGGTCGACGACCGACTCACCAAGGGGGAGATCTTCGAAGTGCTGCGCAATCAACGGCGGCGGTACGTCCTCCAGTTTCTCAAGCAGGACGACCGCCCCGTTGAACTCGGCGACCTCGCCCAGCAGATCGCCGCCTGGGAGTACGAGACGACCCTCGAGGGCGTCACGCCCGAACAGCGAAAGCGGGTCTATACGACGCTTCAGCAGACGCACCTCCCGAAGATGGACACGTCGGGCATCCTCGAGTTCGACTCCGATCGGGGCGTCATCGAGCCGACCGAGCGAACGCGGGACATCAGCGTCTACCTCGAGATCGTTCCCGGCCGGGAGTTCGCCTGGCGGGAACTGTACCTCTCGCTCGGTGCGATCAGCTGTGCGCTGGTCGCCGCGCTGTGGCTGGAGATCTATCCGCTGACGACGGTCTCGAACCTCGGCTGGACGGCGATCATCGCGGTGACGGTGACGGTCACCGCCGTCGCACACATCTACCACGAACGCAACATGCGGCTCGGTCACGGCGAACAGCCGCCCGAACTCAGCTACGGCGAGCGGTAA
- the coaBC gene encoding bifunctional phosphopantothenoylcysteine decarboxylase/phosphopantothenate--cysteine ligase CoaBC codes for MLEGVNVALGVTGSIAAVKTVELAHELRRRGATVRGVMTDSARGIVHPWAVEFATENDVVTEITGGVEHVDLCGYDGWADVFLIAPATANTVGKIAGAVDDTPVTTCATTALGADTPVVIAPAMHEPMYDHPGVLEAIDTVSEWGVDFVDPRLEEGKAKIASEEAIVCDVARAAGDRPLEGESVVVTSGATSESIDPVRIITNRSSGKMGRAVARACYVRGADVTLVQDGSEVPYADVRDVESAREMLAATRTACDDADALVSAAAIGDYTVAESAEKIRSGQELTLDLEPTPKLIDEVRADYPDLPIVGFKTETSGDEDAMIEQARQTLERAGLAFVVANDASVMGEDRTKALLVHAGDAARYEGTKAGLGGEIADSIAAVLGTDATSK; via the coding sequence ATGCTCGAGGGAGTCAACGTCGCGCTCGGGGTGACGGGATCGATCGCGGCCGTCAAGACGGTCGAACTCGCCCACGAGTTGCGACGCCGGGGGGCGACGGTTCGCGGTGTGATGACCGACAGCGCGCGGGGGATCGTCCACCCCTGGGCCGTCGAGTTCGCCACCGAGAACGACGTCGTCACCGAGATCACGGGCGGCGTCGAACACGTCGACCTCTGTGGCTACGACGGCTGGGCAGACGTGTTCCTGATCGCGCCCGCCACCGCGAACACCGTCGGCAAGATCGCGGGGGCCGTCGACGACACTCCGGTTACGACCTGTGCGACGACCGCGCTCGGGGCCGACACGCCGGTCGTGATCGCGCCGGCGATGCACGAACCGATGTACGACCACCCCGGCGTCCTCGAGGCCATCGATACCGTCTCGGAGTGGGGCGTCGACTTCGTCGATCCGCGCCTCGAGGAGGGGAAGGCCAAGATCGCCAGCGAGGAGGCGATCGTCTGCGACGTCGCCCGCGCGGCCGGCGATCGCCCCCTCGAAGGCGAGTCGGTCGTCGTCACCAGCGGCGCGACCAGCGAGTCGATCGATCCCGTTCGGATCATCACGAACCGCTCGTCGGGCAAGATGGGGCGGGCGGTCGCGAGGGCCTGTTACGTTCGCGGCGCGGACGTGACGCTGGTGCAGGACGGGTCCGAGGTCCCGTACGCCGACGTCCGCGACGTCGAGAGCGCCCGGGAGATGCTCGCGGCGACGCGGACGGCCTGCGACGACGCCGACGCGCTGGTGTCGGCGGCCGCGATCGGGGACTACACCGTCGCGGAGAGCGCGGAGAAGATCCGTTCGGGCCAGGAGTTGACCCTCGATCTCGAGCCGACGCCGAAACTCATCGACGAGGTCCGCGCCGACTACCCGGACCTGCCGATCGTCGGCTTCAAAACGGAGACTTCCGGCGACGAGGACGCGATGATCGAGCAGGCCCGACAGACCTTAGAGCGGGCGGGACTGGCCTTCGTCGTCGCCAACGACGCGAGCGTGATGGGCGAGGACCGGACGAAGGCGCTGCTGGTTCACGCCGGCGACGCCGCCCGCTACGAGGGGACGAAGGCCGGACTGGGCGGCGAGATCGCCGACTCGATCGCGGCGGTCCTGGGCACGGACGCGACGTCGAAGTAA
- the hpt gene encoding hypoxanthine/guanine phosphoribosyltransferase, translating to MDQLKQSLLEAPIIEKNGYHYFVHPISDGLPKLDPTLLREIVIRIIRKAQLEEVDRIVTPAAMGIHISTAVSLMTDIPLTVIRKRQYGLDDEVAISQKTGYSENEMYINDVREGERVLVLDDVLSTGGTLAAVLDALDEIGAEVIDTVAVIKKVGGENKVDDAGYDVKTLINVDVVDGEVVIIDEEGDD from the coding sequence ATGGATCAACTCAAGCAGTCCCTGCTCGAGGCCCCGATCATCGAGAAGAACGGCTATCACTACTTCGTCCATCCGATCAGTGACGGACTCCCCAAGCTCGACCCGACCTTGCTACGCGAGATCGTCATCCGGATCATCCGGAAGGCCCAGCTCGAGGAAGTCGACCGGATCGTCACCCCGGCGGCGATGGGCATTCACATCTCCACCGCGGTCTCGCTGATGACCGACATCCCGCTGACCGTAATTCGCAAGCGACAGTACGGCCTCGACGACGAGGTCGCGATTTCCCAGAAGACCGGTTACTCGGAGAACGAGATGTACATCAACGACGTCCGGGAGGGTGAGCGGGTGCTGGTTCTCGACGACGTTCTCTCGACTGGCGGGACCCTCGCGGCGGTGCTGGACGCCCTCGACGAGATCGGGGCGGAGGTCATCGACACGGTCGCGGTCATCAAGAAGGTCGGCGGCGAGAACAAGGTCGACGACGCGGGCTACGACGTCAAGACGCTAATCAACGTCGACGTCGTCGACGGCGAAGTCGTCATTATCGACGAAGAAGGCGACGACTGA
- a CDS encoding SRPBCC family protein: protein MDRILLSTLAHRSPEEVFPYVRSFTDYPRYTDHLKEVRVDGDGGVGSVYELELAWWKLSYTARSRVTDISAPTSLTWRLVNHLDARGEWRVEPEPESAPPDAETASRIYFEAVYDPYSASADAISLPGLVSLDWVVRKVEPKLLEEARTVVERLVADIEGRRRDVELTVHEMP from the coding sequence GTGGACCGAATTCTCCTCAGCACGCTCGCTCATCGGTCGCCCGAGGAGGTCTTTCCGTACGTCCGCTCCTTTACCGACTACCCGCGGTACACGGACCACCTGAAGGAGGTCCGCGTCGACGGGGACGGCGGCGTCGGCTCCGTCTACGAACTCGAGTTGGCGTGGTGGAAGCTCAGCTACACGGCCCGCTCGCGGGTGACCGACATCTCGGCCCCGACGTCGCTCACGTGGCGGCTCGTCAACCACCTCGACGCCCGCGGGGAGTGGCGCGTCGAACCCGAGCCGGAGTCGGCACCGCCGGACGCCGAGACGGCCAGCCGGATCTACTTCGAGGCCGTCTACGATCCCTACTCGGCGAGCGCGGACGCCATCTCGCTGCCCGGGCTCGTCTCGCTGGACTGGGTCGTCCGGAAGGTCGAGCCGAAACTGCTCGAGGAGGCACGAACGGTCGTCGAGCGGCTGGTCGCGGACATCGAGGGCCGACGGCGGGACGTCGAACTGACCGTCCACGAAATGCCCTGA